One window from the genome of Canis aureus isolate CA01 chromosome 18, VMU_Caureus_v.1.0, whole genome shotgun sequence encodes:
- the NT5C3A gene encoding cytosolic 5'-nucleotidase 3A isoform X4, whose product MPEFQRSSVRIKNPARVEEIICGLIKGGAAKLQIITDFDMTLSRFSYEGKRCPTCHYVIDNSKLVTDECRKKLLQLKEKYYAIEIDPVLTMEEKYPYMVEWYTKSHGLLVEQALPKAKLKEIVAESDVMLKEGYENFFDKLQEYGIPVFIFSAGIGDILEEVIHQAGVYHPNITVVSNFMDFDDNGVLKGFKGELIHVFNKHDGALKNTEYFNRLKDNSNIILLGDSQGDIRMADGVANVEHILKIGYLNDRVDELLEKYMDSYDIVLVKDESLDVANSILQKIL is encoded by the exons atgCCTGAATTCCAAAGAAGTTCAGTTCGAATCAAGAACCCTGCAAGAGTGGAAGAAATTATCTGTGGTCTTATTAAGGGAGGAGCAGCCAAACTTCAG ATAATAACAGACTTTGATATGACACTGAGTAGATTTTCCTATGAAgggaaaagatgcccaacatgtCATT ATGTCATTGACAACAGTAAGCTGGTTACAGATGAATGTCGAAAAAAG ttACTGcaactaaaggaaaaatattatgcTATTGAAATTGATCCTGTTCTTACCATGGAAGAGAAGTATCCCTATATGGTAGAATG GTATACTAAATCACACGGTTTGCTTGTTGAACAGGCTTTACCAAAAGCTAAACTTAAAGAAATTGTAGCAGAATCTGATGTTATGCTCAA GGAAGGGTATGAGAATTTCTTTGATAAACTTCAAGAATATGGTATCCCTGTGTTCATATTTTCGGCTGGTATTGGTGATATACTAGAGGAGGTGATCCATCAAGCTGGCGTTTATCACCCAAACATCACAGTAGTGTCCAACTTCATGGATTTTGATGACAAT gGGGTGCTAAAAGGATTTAAAGGCGAACTAATTCATGTATTTAACAAACATGATGGTGCCTTGAAGAACACAGAATATTTCAATCGACTAAAAGACAATAGCAACATCATTCTGCTGGGAGATTCCCAAGGGGACATAAGAATGGCAGATGGAGTAGCCAACGTTGAACATATCCTGAAAATTGGATATCTAAACGATAGA GTTGATGAGCTTTTAGAAAAGTATATGGACTCTTATGACATTGTTCTAGTAAAAGACGAGTCATTGGATGTAGCCAACTCTATCTTACAGAAGATTCTATAA
- the NT5C3A gene encoding cytosolic 5'-nucleotidase 3A isoform X3, which produces MPNQDSAVHVKMMPEFQRSSVRIKNPARVEEIICGLIKGGAAKLQIITDFDMTLSRFSYEGKRCPTCHYVIDNSKLVTDECRKKLLQLKEKYYAIEIDPVLTMEEKYPYMVEWYTKSHGLLVEQALPKAKLKEIVAESDVMLKEGYENFFDKLQEYGIPVFIFSAGIGDILEEVIHQAGVYHPNITVVSNFMDFDDNGVLKGFKGELIHVFNKHDGALKNTEYFNRLKDNSNIILLGDSQGDIRMADGVANVEHILKIGYLNDRVDELLEKYMDSYDIVLVKDESLDVANSILQKIL; this is translated from the exons ATGCCTAATCAAGATTCTGCTGTACATgtgaaaatg atgCCTGAATTCCAAAGAAGTTCAGTTCGAATCAAGAACCCTGCAAGAGTGGAAGAAATTATCTGTGGTCTTATTAAGGGAGGAGCAGCCAAACTTCAG ATAATAACAGACTTTGATATGACACTGAGTAGATTTTCCTATGAAgggaaaagatgcccaacatgtCATT ATGTCATTGACAACAGTAAGCTGGTTACAGATGAATGTCGAAAAAAG ttACTGcaactaaaggaaaaatattatgcTATTGAAATTGATCCTGTTCTTACCATGGAAGAGAAGTATCCCTATATGGTAGAATG GTATACTAAATCACACGGTTTGCTTGTTGAACAGGCTTTACCAAAAGCTAAACTTAAAGAAATTGTAGCAGAATCTGATGTTATGCTCAA GGAAGGGTATGAGAATTTCTTTGATAAACTTCAAGAATATGGTATCCCTGTGTTCATATTTTCGGCTGGTATTGGTGATATACTAGAGGAGGTGATCCATCAAGCTGGCGTTTATCACCCAAACATCACAGTAGTGTCCAACTTCATGGATTTTGATGACAAT gGGGTGCTAAAAGGATTTAAAGGCGAACTAATTCATGTATTTAACAAACATGATGGTGCCTTGAAGAACACAGAATATTTCAATCGACTAAAAGACAATAGCAACATCATTCTGCTGGGAGATTCCCAAGGGGACATAAGAATGGCAGATGGAGTAGCCAACGTTGAACATATCCTGAAAATTGGATATCTAAACGATAGA GTTGATGAGCTTTTAGAAAAGTATATGGACTCTTATGACATTGTTCTAGTAAAAGACGAGTCATTGGATGTAGCCAACTCTATCTTACAGAAGATTCTATAA